AGCCTTCAAAAAACCGAGAAACATGGAGAAGGCTATGCTCTTCGAAGCCGAGAAGCTCGGAATATCCTTGCAAGACAGAGGAGAGATTATAAGAGCCGCGCTCGAAGGAATAGCTTACCAGACGGAGCAGACGAGGAGACAATTGCAGTCAATAACCGGCCGATCAATGAGGAATATCAAAATGGTAGGCGGCGGCATTCGCAACAGACTTCTCTGCCAGTTAGTGTCAGATTACACAGGGCTTCCGGTAGTCGCAGGCCCGGCGG
The genomic region above belongs to Mesotoga infera and contains:
- a CDS encoding rhamnulokinase — its product is GLWLVQELLREWRKSDPNLDHYALTKMAQTARSYERKIDVESEAFKKPRNMEKAMLFEAEKLGISLQDRGEIIRAALEGIAYQTEQTRRQLQSITGRSMRNIKMVGGGIRNRLLCQLVSDYTGLPVVAGPAEGTATGNIIVQMLGLGELSDLSQAHDLIQRSFNFQEYTPEK